From a single Paenibacillus sp. FSL W8-0426 genomic region:
- the arr gene encoding NAD(+)--rifampin ADP-ribosyltransferase translates to MEAKKDVLDQGPFFHGTKAELKIGDLLEPQYLSNYQEKKSNHIYFTATLNAAKWGAELARSNSKERIYIVEPLGDFENDPNLTDKRFPGNPTRSYRSKSPLKIVAELASWERHSDEEINHMLASLKKLSEEGKNVIYD, encoded by the coding sequence ATGGAAGCCAAAAAAGATGTCTTGGATCAAGGTCCTTTTTTTCATGGCACTAAAGCAGAACTGAAAATTGGTGATTTATTGGAACCGCAATACTTATCCAATTACCAAGAAAAAAAATCTAACCATATATACTTTACTGCAACATTGAATGCTGCCAAATGGGGAGCTGAATTAGCAAGATCTAATTCAAAAGAACGGATCTATATTGTAGAACCATTAGGAGATTTTGAAAATGATCCTAACTTAACGGATAAAAGATTTCCTGGAAACCCGACACGCTCATATAGATCTAAATCACCTCTAAAGATAGTCGCTGAATTAGCTTCATGGGAAAGACACTCCGATGAAGAGATCAATCATATGCTTGCATCTTTAAAAAAATTAAGTGAAGAAGGAAAAAATGTGATCTACGATTAA
- a CDS encoding (4Fe-4S)-binding protein: MIKQKVYYGKDIEVMFNPEVCIHSGICVKGLPGVFDLSKRPWVNPDADTTEAIARHIDTCPSGALTYRRLDDENSTEKEE; the protein is encoded by the coding sequence GTGATAAAGCAAAAGGTATATTACGGAAAAGATATCGAGGTCATGTTTAATCCAGAGGTATGCATTCATTCCGGTATTTGCGTAAAGGGCCTCCCTGGTGTTTTTGATTTAAGCAAACGTCCTTGGGTTAATCCCGATGCCGACACTACGGAGGCCATTGCCCGACATATTGATACCTGTCCAAGCGGAGCACTGACGTATAGACGTCTGGACGATGAAAATTCAACGGAGAAAGAGGAATGA
- a CDS encoding GNAT family N-acetyltransferase, whose protein sequence is MHIVEHETANKRFLIRDNGGIAAVMTYVISNPELYIIDHTLVENAYRGQGLGDQLVEAMVEYARENGIKILPLCPFAKGRFERFSEYADVLHK, encoded by the coding sequence TTGCATATTGTAGAACATGAAACCGCTAATAAAAGATTCCTTATTCGAGATAACGGCGGCATTGCTGCCGTGATGACATATGTCATTTCAAATCCGGAGCTTTACATTATCGATCACACGTTGGTCGAAAATGCTTACCGGGGACAAGGGCTTGGCGATCAGCTTGTCGAAGCTATGGTGGAATACGCCCGGGAAAACGGTATCAAGATTTTGCCCTTATGCCCGTTTGCCAAGGGACGATTCGAACGTTTCTCCGAATACGCGGATGTTCTTCATAAGTAA
- a CDS encoding HAMP domain-containing sensor histidine kinase translates to MKWLYVVMFASLWLLGILMLSQHFRKNFWIGLSLLCGGMASFTFSIHLTIVPYLSSRGLLNPLLSNLLYTSSIAAITVYFYLFAFVFCISGVWFGVIRKSKNAILITIALFIPAACLLGNHLLNEPPNIFIINSFRWWDGFYFILGCCLYFASYLLEKEAEARRSKRRIAFLFSAAILWAFSTDFLGFKTLRLEEWQFQLESNNAWKNNVFVVLGLVVTIVYFTLKYGFLGIKLRIERERLNSSMRALTLGVSILNHSIKNEIQKISYLAEKTGDYIHSGQSAKSQQTLEQVQTVANHLLNMVSRIKDKADDIALEERELDINELISSVTSPLKPQLEGRGIVLQELIESKGRLRCDPTHLKETLSNLLQNALDVMPERNGTLSIHVYTGNKHLLINVADNGCGIPKEQHGKIFEPFYTTKKNTLSFGLGLSYCASVMQKHNGSIRILESEPGKGTVIGLSFPLNRFTTASKANRYFDWNPFSTARRINRF, encoded by the coding sequence TTGAAATGGTTATATGTCGTCATGTTCGCATCCCTATGGCTGCTGGGTATCCTGATGCTGTCACAGCATTTTCGTAAAAACTTTTGGATCGGTCTTTCTCTGCTCTGCGGGGGTATGGCGAGCTTCACCTTTTCCATCCATTTAACAATCGTTCCTTATCTATCTAGCAGGGGCTTGCTCAATCCGCTCTTAAGCAACCTTCTTTATACGTCCAGCATTGCGGCCATAACCGTTTATTTTTACTTGTTTGCGTTTGTTTTTTGCATAAGCGGGGTATGGTTCGGGGTGATCCGTAAGAGCAAAAACGCTATTCTGATCACTATTGCTTTATTCATACCCGCAGCTTGTCTACTTGGCAACCATCTGCTGAACGAGCCTCCAAACATCTTTATCATCAACAGCTTTCGCTGGTGGGACGGATTCTACTTCATCTTGGGCTGCTGTCTTTATTTCGCCTCCTATCTATTGGAAAAGGAAGCTGAAGCAAGACGGTCAAAGCGGCGAATAGCTTTCCTATTCTCGGCAGCGATCCTTTGGGCCTTTTCAACGGATTTCCTAGGCTTTAAAACACTTCGTTTGGAAGAATGGCAGTTTCAATTGGAGAGCAACAATGCGTGGAAGAACAACGTGTTCGTTGTTCTTGGCCTAGTCGTGACCATCGTATATTTTACGCTTAAATACGGGTTTCTCGGCATTAAATTGCGGATCGAACGAGAACGTCTGAATTCCTCAATGCGCGCTCTGACACTGGGGGTGTCTATTCTCAATCATTCCATCAAAAACGAAATTCAAAAGATCAGCTACCTGGCTGAAAAAACAGGAGACTACATACACTCCGGCCAGTCTGCTAAATCACAGCAAACGCTTGAGCAGGTACAGACCGTGGCTAATCATTTGCTCAATATGGTTAGCCGCATTAAAGATAAAGCCGATGATATCGCACTTGAAGAGAGGGAATTGGATATTAACGAACTGATCTCTTCCGTTACGTCCCCTTTAAAACCGCAGCTTGAAGGACGCGGTATCGTCCTTCAAGAGCTGATCGAATCAAAAGGTAGATTAAGATGCGATCCCACTCATCTCAAGGAAACGCTGTCAAACCTGCTCCAAAATGCCCTCGACGTAATGCCTGAGCGAAACGGCACGCTAAGCATTCACGTTTATACAGGGAATAAACACTTGTTGATAAACGTTGCCGACAATGGATGCGGTATCCCGAAGGAGCAGCATGGCAAAATTTTTGAGCCCTTTTATACAACAAAGAAAAACACGCTAAGCTTCGGTTTAGGACTCTCCTATTGTGCTTCGGTGATGCAAAAGCATAATGGAAGCATACGTATACTTGAATCCGAGCCTGGAAAAGGCACCGTAATCGGCTTATCCTTTCCGTTGAACCGATTCACCACTGCTTCCAAGGCCAATCGCTACTTTGATTGGAATCCTTTCTCTACAGCCCGCCGAATTAACCGTTTCTAA
- a CDS encoding response regulator transcription factor — MERIRVMLVEDDSFWQQNISSDLAEETDIDVVAVVGTGEEAVRTALETEIDVVLMDINLTENNLDGLEAAHEISTLLTHRNVKIIMLTSLSDKDIIIKSFQLGAMNYITKQSYKDIVRAVREAYANRSAIHADAASIMRNEVQLMPLTPTEREVFELRKQGLSKQQISEKLYKSTNTIKSQLKSIKNKLNPFRNG; from the coding sequence ATGGAGCGTATACGCGTAATGCTCGTTGAGGACGATTCTTTCTGGCAGCAGAATATAAGCAGTGATTTGGCGGAGGAAACGGATATAGATGTTGTTGCAGTAGTGGGTACGGGAGAAGAGGCGGTTCGAACTGCACTTGAAACAGAGATCGATGTCGTACTTATGGATATTAATTTGACTGAAAACAATTTGGACGGCCTGGAGGCCGCCCATGAAATTTCAACACTGCTGACACATCGTAACGTAAAAATTATTATGCTGACCTCGCTTTCGGACAAAGACATTATTATCAAATCGTTTCAGCTGGGCGCCATGAATTACATTACGAAGCAAAGCTACAAAGACATCGTTCGTGCAGTAAGAGAAGCATATGCCAACCGGTCCGCTATTCATGCGGATGCCGCAAGTATTATGCGAAACGAGGTTCAGCTAATGCCGCTTACGCCCACGGAACGAGAAGTATTCGAGCTACGTAAGCAGGGGCTCAGCAAACAGCAAATTTCTGAAAAACTATACAAATCCACCAATACGATCAAATCACAGTTGAAAAGCATAAAAAACAAGCTCAACCCTTTTAGAAACGGTTAA